A segment of the Streptomyces pactum genome:
GGGACAGGGCCAGCTTCACCAGGGTGTGGACGGTCACGAAGTCGGCGCCCGTCAGGAGCAGCAGCACCGCCGTCACCGTCCACAGGCCGAGGACGGCCCCGACCGGACGGAACAGCCGGGAGAGCCGGGCGGACAGCCAGCGGCCGTAGGACGTGCCGCGGGCTCGGGCCGACGCGTAGCCGCGGGTGGCGACATGGCCGCCGACCAGGAAGAACACGGCGAGGGTCTGGAAGACCCAGGAGATCGGGGACAGCCAGGGCATGTCCCGCAGCGGACTGGCCGCGTGCAGTGTGTCGCCGTCGGCGACCAGGGCCGTCACCAGCCAGTGGCCGAGGACCACGCCGAGGATGGCGAAGGCACGCAGGGCGTCGACGGCCCGGTCACGCGAGGCGGGTGTCGCGGCGTCGATCCGGGCGGCGGCGCGGCGCAGCCCCTGCTGGACGGCGGCGCGACGCGGACCCTGCCGGGCGACGGCGCTCCACCGGCCCGGCGCGCCGTGCGGAGGACTCGGCCGGGTCGCTCGGGTCACGTCAGTCATGGGTCACCTCCGTGGTCTCGCCCAGGACGATCCGGGCCAGGTTCGTCAGGGAGACGGAGCCGGTGTCGAAGTAGTCGCTGTGGCCGCCGTCGCCGGCCGCGAAGACCCGGGCGCCGAAGTCCGGGGAGACCGGGTCGGTGCCGAAGCCGACGGTGGTGCCGAAGAGGTCGGCGCTGAGGTGCGGAACGTGCTCCACCCAGTCGTCGGTGCCCCGTGCCGCCCAGATCCGGGCGCCGGTACGCAGGTCCGCGGCGGTGTCGGCGCCGGTGCCCGGGCTGCCGACCAGGGCGATGTCGGCGACGTCCAGGCCGCCGGCGGCGCGGGCGCAGACCACCGAGCCGTAGGAGTGGCAGAGGAGGGCGAGGCGGGTGCCGGGGGCGGTGACCCCGCGCAGGGTGTCGACGAGGGCGCGCAGCTTCGGGGCGGCCCGGTCGGCGCGGTCGGTCGTGACGACGGTGGTGCTGACGGTGCCCGGCGTCTCGTAACCCAGCCAGGCCACGACCGCGGTGCCGTCGCCCTCGGGAGCCTGGGCGGCGAGCTGCCGGTGCAGGGCGAGGGCCGCCGCACGGAAGCGGTCGTAGGTGTCGAGGCTCGTGTCGGAGCCCGGGACCAGGACGGCGACGCGGTCCGCGTGGGCCAGGTCGCCGAAGACCTCCGTGGCCAGTCCGGCTCCCCGGCCGTCGAAGGCGAGCAGACGTCGGGCCGGGTCGGCCATCGAGCGGTCCGCCGCCGCGCGGTGCCGGTCACCGTGAGCGCTCGACATCCGGGACGCCTCGGCGGCGTTGGCCCGGTTGGCGGCGTACGCCTCCTCCAGCGTGTCCGCCGTCGGGGCGGCGAGCGCGGCGGGCTCCGGAGCGGGGATGTCGGGGCGCGCGGCGCCGGAGAGGGGGAGGACCGTGGCGCCACAGATGAGCGCGGCGAGGACACCGCGACGCCACCTGTTCACGCGCCGCCGCCAACGTACCGTCGTCCCGGCGCCCATGGCCTCTCCCCTCCAGCTCGCCCGACCACCGGGCTCGTCTGTGAAGGAAGTTATGAATCGCGCCGGGTAACCCGCGTCCCGCCAGGGAACTCACCTGCGACGTAGCTCTCAGGTACTACGGGTACAACGGGCCCGACCGACAGGCACAACGGGCCCGGCGGGTGCGACGGGTACAACAGGTCCACCACGTACGGCCGGACCCGACCCCGAAGGCACGACCGCGGAGCCCAGAGGCGCCGGCACCGTTCTCACCAAGCCAGTTGCGCGATCTCCTCCGCCACCACCGCGCACGCGTCCGCCGCCGGGTCGATCAGCGGATAGTGGCCGACGTCCTCCAGCAGCGTCACGCCCACCACCTCCCCCGCCTTCGCCGCCGCGTCGGCATACGCCTCGGCGACCGCCTGCGGAACGTCCACGTCGGCGCGGCCCTGTACGAGGGTCGTCGCGATGCCGGTGGGCAGCAGCAGGGCCGGGTCGGCGTAGGGCCGGCGTTCGGCGAACAGCTCAGCGCCTCCCAGCAGTTGCCGGGCCGCACCGCCGCACACCTCGAGCTTGTCGGCGACCTCGAAGTCGGCGATCGGCGCCAGGGCGACCACACCGCGCAGGGGCGCCGGGCGGTCGGTGCGCCAGGGAGCGTCGGCGGGGAGCAGGTGCCGGGCGGCCGCCCACAGGGCGAGGTGGCCCCCGGCGGAGTGGCCGGTGAGCACGACCCGGCGCGCGTCGGCCTGCGGGAGGTACTGCCGTATCAGCGCGGGCAGCGCGTCCAGCGCGGCGGCGACGTCGTCGAAGGTGTCGGGCCAGCGCCCCGCGACGAGACCGTCCCCGCCCTCCGTGCCGCGCCGGTACTCCACGCTGGCGACGGCGAGGCCACGGCGGGTCAGGAAGCCGGCGAACGGGCTGACATGGCGGCGGTCGTACGGCGCCCGCCACGAACCTCCGTGCAGGACCACCACGACGGGAGCGGCACCGCCCAATCCCCCCGCACCACCGGCGCCGCCCACACCCCGCACGCCACGCGGGGCATAGAAGTCGATCACCTGGTCCGGATGCCCGCCGTACACGGCGGTGCTGTCGGGGTCGACCGCCGGGTGCGAGAAGGCCGACTTCTCCTCGGCGGCCTCCGCGGCATCCCTCGCGGCGTCCCTGGCGGCAGCGGTGCCCGGTTCTGCGGCGGCGTCCGGCATGCTCAACCTCTCAGCGGCAAAACGGTGTTGGCCGACCGGGGGAATGAAATCGGCCGTTGGCGGGACGTTATCAGGCCGGTGACGTGCGCGGACATGGGGATGTAACGCTGGGTGAGGACCGAGCGAACCGCCCGGCCCCCACCCGCCCGTCACACCACCGCCTCCGCCACCGTCACACCACCGCGTCCGCCACCGCCACCCGTCACACCACCGCCTCCGCCAGCACCCGCGCCGCCCGCTCCACGTCCGCGAAGCCGACGTACAGCGGGGTGAAGCCGAAGCGCAGGACGTCCGGCGCCCGGAAGTCACCGACCACCCCGCGCTCGATCAGCCGCTTCATCACATCCCCGGCGTCGTCACAGCGCAGCGCGACCTGGCTGCCCCGCTCCGCGTGCGCCGCCGGAGTCAGCAACTCCACCCGCCCGTCCGGGACGTACTCCCCGACGCAGCGCAGGAAGAAATCGGTCAGCGCCAGGGACTTGGCCCGCACCGCTTCCACCGGCACCCCCTCCCACACGTCCAGCGCCGCCTCCAGGGCGAGCATGGAGAGGATGTCCGGCGTACCGACCCGGCCGCGCACCGCACCGGACGCCGGGGCGTAGGCGGGCCGCATGCCGAAGGGCTCGGCGTGCGAGTTCCAGCCCGGCAGCGGGGAGTCGAAACGGTTTTGGAGGTCGCGGCGCACGTACAGGTACGCGGGCGAACCGGGTCCGCCGTTGAGGTACTTGTAGGTGCAGCCGACCGCCAGGTCGACGCCGTGCTCGTCGAGGCCGACCGGCAGCGCGCCCGCGCTGTGGCACAGGTCCCACACGACGTACGCCCCCGCCGCGTGCACCGCGGCCGTGAGCGCGGGCAGGTCGTGCAGCCGGCCCGTGCGGTAGTCGACGTGGTTGAGCAGGACGGCGGCGGTACGGTCACCGAGCGCCGACGGCACCTCGGACGGGGCGACCGGGCGCAGGGCGCAGCCCGTCATCCGGGCCGCCGACTCGGCGATGTACCCGTCCGTGGGGAAGGTGGTGGCGTCGACGAGGATCTCGTCCCGCCCCTCCCCCGCCATCCGCACCGCGGCCACGAGCGCCTTGAACACGTTCACGCTCGTCGAGTCGCCCACGACGATCTGCCCGGCCGCCGCCCCGACCAGCGGGGCGATCCGGTCACCGATCCGCTCGGGCGCGCTCCACCAGCCGCTCTCCTCCCACGACCGGATGCGCAGCTCACCCCACTGGCGGCCCACGACGTCCGCCACGCGCGCGGGGACACCGGCCGGGAGGGCGCCGAGCGAGTTGCCGTCCAGATAGACGACGTCGTCCAGGACGAACCGCTCGCGCAGTGCCGCCAGCTCGTCGGCGGCGTCCAGTTCCCCGGCCGCACTCTTCAGCTCAGACATGCGACCGCGCCGTCCACAGCTCGGGGAACACGTTGTTCCGGGCCCGCTTCTCCAGCCAGGCCACCCCGGCGGAGCCGCCCGTGCCGGTCTTGGAGCCCATCGCGCGGCGGGTGGCGACCAGGTGGTCGTTGCGCCAGCGCCAGACCAGCTCGGCGACGTCGGTGAGCGCCTCGCCGAGGCGGGCCAGCTCGCCGTTCTGGTCACCGGAGTAGACGGCCGTCCAGGCGGCCTCCACCTCGGGCGCCGCCTCGTACCTCCGGGTGACGTCGCGCCGGAGCACGGCGTCCGGGATGCCGTGGCCGCGCCGGGCGAGCAGCCGGACCACCTCGTCGTACAGGCTCGGCTCGTGCAGCGCCTTCTCCAGCTCCGCGTGGACGCGCGGGGCGCCGCGGTGCGGAACGAGCATGGACGCGGACTTGTCGCCGAGCAGGAACTCCAGGCGGCGGTACATCGCCGACTGGAAGCCGGAGCCCTCGCCGAGGGCACTGCGGTACGAATTGAACTGGGCCGGGGTGAGCTGCCCCAGCGGCGTCCAGGAGGCGTTCAGCGCCTCCAGCTCCCGCACCGAGCGCTTGAGCGCGTCGGTCGCCACCTGGACCCGGTCCTCGCGCAGGGCGCGGGACGCGGTCTCCCACTCGTGGACGATGACGGTGAACCACAGCTCCATGACCTGGGTCGTGACCAGGAAGACCATCTCTCCGGGATCGTCGGAGAGGGTGTGCTGGAGATGGGTGAGCACGTCCGCCTTGACATAGTCCTCGTACGGCGTGCTGCCCTCGAAGTCGAGATTCGGGGCGTCGTGGGACATCGCTGTCTCCTGATGTGCACTCCGGGTAGCGGTCCGCCCTGCCGTTACCGACACGGGGCCCCGGTCCCCATACGGCATCCTCCGCAATCGTCGCAGGAAACCGCAAGGCCCGCCCGCGCGCGCAGCGGACGCGAGACCCGCCCCCGCGCACGGCGGACGCGAGAGCCGCCCCCCGCGCGGCGAACCCTGGCCCGCCCGCGCGCGCGGCGGGCGGGCCAGGACGTGTCCGGTCCCCGGTTCAGCCGAGTACCTCGGCCGCCGTCGGCGAGGAGTCCCTCAGGAACTGGCTGCAGCGCTCGTACTCCTCCTTCTCGCCGATCGCCTGGGCGGCGCGGGCGAGGGCGTGCAGGGCGCGCAGGAAGCCGCGGTTCGGCTCGTGCTCCCAGGGCACCGGGCCGTGCCCCTTCCAGCCGCTGCGGCGCAGGGAGTCCAGGCCGCGGTGGTAGCCCGTACGGGCGTACGCGTACGACTCGACGGTGCCGCCCCGCTCGAAGGCCTCGTCGGCCAGCCGGGCCCAGGCCAGCGAGGACGTCGGGTACTTCGCGGCGACGTCCGCGGCGGTCGCCCCGCTCGCCAGCAGCTCGCGCGGCCCGGGGTCGTCGGGGAGGTGGGTCGGGGGCGGTCCCCCGAGGAGGTTCTCGTGAATGGCCATGGCACAAGTCTGCGCCATGCCCCCGGCATACGTGCGAGGGCCCGGCACCCCGAGGAGATCCTGGGGTGCCGGGCCCGGCGCGAGCGGTGCGGAAGGGGACCGTTACTTGATCTTCTGGCCCGCCGAACGCAGGTGACCGCAGGCCTCGACGACGCGCGCGGCCATGCCGGCCTCGGCCAGCTTGCCCCAGGTGCGCGGGTCGTAGGTCTTCTTGTTGCCGACCTCGCCGTCGACCTTCAGGACGCCGTCGTAGTTGCTGAACATGTGGTCGGCGACCGGACGCGTGAAGGCGTACTGGGTGTCGGTGTCGATGTTCATCTTGACCACGCCGTTCTCCAGCGCGGTCGCGATCTCCTCGGCGGAGGAGCCGGAGCCGCCGTGGAAGACGAAGTTGAACGGCTTGCTGCCGGCCGGCTGACCGTACTTGGCGGCGACGCCCTCGTTCAGCTCCTTGAGCAGCTCGGGGCGGAGCACGACGTTGCCCGGCTTGTACACGCCGTGCACGTTGCCGAAGGACGCGGCGAGCAGGTAGCGGCCCTTCTCGCCCAGGCCCAGCGCCTCGACGGTGCGGACCGCGTCGTCGACCGTGGTGTAGAGGGAGTCGTTGATCTCGTGGGAGACACCGTCCTCCTCGCCGCCGGTCGGGGTGATCTCGACCTCGAGGATGATCTTCGCGGCGCGGGCGCGCTCCAGCAGCTCCGTGGCGATGGAGAGGTTGTCGGCGAGCGTCTCCGCGGAGCCGTCCCACATGTGGGACTGGAACAGCGGGTTGCGGCCGGCCTTGACGCGCTCCTCGGAGACCGCCAGCAGCGGACGCACGTACGCGTCGAGCTTGTCCTTCGGGCAGTGGTCCGTGTGCAGGGCGACGGTGACGTCGTACTTCTCGGCCACGATGTGCGCGAACTCGGCGAGGGCGACGGCGCCGGTCACCATGTCCTTGTTGTGCTGGCCGCCCAGGAACTCGGCGCCGCCGGTGGACATCTGGATGATGCCGTCGCTCTCCGCCTCCGCGAAACCGCGCAGGGCCGCGTGCAGCGTCTGGGAAGAGGTCACGTTGATGGCCGGGTAGGCGAACTTTCCTGCCTTCGCCCGGTCCAGCATCTCGTTGTAGACCTCGGGAGTTGCGATGGGCATCTGTCCGCTCCTTGTATGTGCGGGGGGCGTGAAACGTGCTTACGGCCCTGACCTAGACCTGGGGGGGGCGACGTCATCGTCGGCCCCATCTTTCCAGACGAAGCGGGATACTCCGAGTGGACGTCCGCCGGACGTCCGTCCCGGCTCAGTCCCGGCTCAGTCCCGGCTCAGTCCAGGCCCAGCTCGTCCTTGTCGTACGCGTACCGGTACGGCACCCCGGCGCCGTCCTGGATCTTCTCGGCGGCGCCCGTCGCCCGGTCTACGATCGTCGCGACGGCCACGACCTCGGCACCGGCCTCGCGCACGGCCTCGACGGCGGTGAGCGGGGAGCCGCCGGTGGTCGAGGTGTCCTCGACGACCAGGACGCGGCGGCCCCTGATGTCCGGGCCCTCGACGCGGCGCTGCAGCCCGTGCGCCTTGGCGGCCTTGCGGACGACGAAGGCGTCCAGCCGCCTCCCGCGCGCGGCGGCGGCGTGCAGCATGCTCGCGGCGACCGGGTCGGCGCCCATGGTCAGCCCGCCCACCGCGTCGAAGTCCAGGTCGGCCGTCAGGTCCAGCAGCACCTGCCCGACCAGCGGCGCGGCCTCGCCGTCCAGGGTGACGCGGCGCAGGTCGACGTAGTAGTCGGCCTCGAGACCCGAGGAGAGGGTCACCTTGCCGTGCACCACGGCCTTGTCCTTGATCTGCTGCAGCAGCGCGCCGCGTACGTCCGTCATGCGCACCAGCTTAGAGCCGGGTCCAGCGCCAGGTCGTCGTGGCCTCCAGCGGCTCCAGGGGGGTGACCAGGCGCGGGAGGGTGTTCAGGCCGTTGGGCGGACCGGTCTGCGGCTCCACGCAGACGGCGGCCTCCTGCTCGTCGTAGACCACGGCCCACCGCTCCGGGCTGGTCACCCTCAGCTCCAGCCGCTCCGGCCAGGTGAGGGTGACGTCGACGCCGTCCGGCATGCCGAAGCAGTCGTCCCAGGGGCCCGGCTTCGGGTCTACGCGGTTGCCGGTGGGCAGGTGGTCGTCGCCGCGCTCCTCCTGCCAGGCGGGGTCGAAGGCGATCACGGCATCGGCGCCGTCGAGGGTCCGGTTGAACCAGGGGTGCCAGCCGATCTGCGCCGGGAACGACGACTCGTACGTCTCCACGGACATCGTCAGCGTCAGCGCGTCCCCGGCGAGGGCGATCACCTGCGTGACGCGGCCGGAGTAGGGCCAGGGGTCGGTGAGGTCGTAGGTGAGGACG
Coding sequences within it:
- a CDS encoding alpha/beta hydrolase, with translation MGAGTTVRWRRRVNRWRRGVLAALICGATVLPLSGAARPDIPAPEPAALAAPTADTLEEAYAANRANAAEASRMSSAHGDRHRAAADRSMADPARRLLAFDGRGAGLATEVFGDLAHADRVAVLVPGSDTSLDTYDRFRAAALALHRQLAAQAPEGDGTAVVAWLGYETPGTVSTTVVTTDRADRAAPKLRALVDTLRGVTAPGTRLALLCHSYGSVVCARAAGGLDVADIALVGSPGTGADTAADLRTGARIWAARGTDDWVEHVPHLSADLFGTTVGFGTDPVSPDFGARVFAAGDGGHSDYFDTGSVSLTNLARIVLGETTEVTHD
- a CDS encoding alpha/beta hydrolase; its protein translation is MPDAAAEPGTAAARDAARDAAEAAEEKSAFSHPAVDPDSTAVYGGHPDQVIDFYAPRGVRGVGGAGGAGGLGGAAPVVVVLHGGSWRAPYDRRHVSPFAGFLTRRGLAVASVEYRRGTEGGDGLVAGRWPDTFDDVAAALDALPALIRQYLPQADARRVVLTGHSAGGHLALWAAARHLLPADAPWRTDRPAPLRGVVALAPIADFEVADKLEVCGGAARQLLGGAELFAERRPYADPALLLPTGIATTLVQGRADVDVPQAVAEAYADAAAKAGEVVGVTLLEDVGHYPLIDPAADACAVVAEEIAQLAW
- the kynU gene encoding kynureninase; amino-acid sequence: MSELKSAAGELDAADELAALRERFVLDDVVYLDGNSLGALPAGVPARVADVVGRQWGELRIRSWEESGWWSAPERIGDRIAPLVGAAAGQIVVGDSTSVNVFKALVAAVRMAGEGRDEILVDATTFPTDGYIAESAARMTGCALRPVAPSEVPSALGDRTAAVLLNHVDYRTGRLHDLPALTAAVHAAGAYVVWDLCHSAGALPVGLDEHGVDLAVGCTYKYLNGGPGSPAYLYVRRDLQNRFDSPLPGWNSHAEPFGMRPAYAPASGAVRGRVGTPDILSMLALEAALDVWEGVPVEAVRAKSLALTDFFLRCVGEYVPDGRVELLTPAAHAERGSQVALRCDDAGDVMKRLIERGVVGDFRAPDVLRFGFTPLYVGFADVERAARVLAEAVV
- a CDS encoding tryptophan 2,3-dioxygenase family protein → MSHDAPNLDFEGSTPYEDYVKADVLTHLQHTLSDDPGEMVFLVTTQVMELWFTVIVHEWETASRALREDRVQVATDALKRSVRELEALNASWTPLGQLTPAQFNSYRSALGEGSGFQSAMYRRLEFLLGDKSASMLVPHRGAPRVHAELEKALHEPSLYDEVVRLLARRGHGIPDAVLRRDVTRRYEAAPEVEAAWTAVYSGDQNGELARLGEALTDVAELVWRWRNDHLVATRRAMGSKTGTGGSAGVAWLEKRARNNVFPELWTARSHV
- a CDS encoding DUF3151 domain-containing protein; its protein translation is MAIHENLLGGPPPTHLPDDPGPRELLASGATAADVAAKYPTSSLAWARLADEAFERGGTVESYAYARTGYHRGLDSLRRSGWKGHGPVPWEHEPNRGFLRALHALARAAQAIGEKEEYERCSQFLRDSSPTAAEVLG
- the fbaA gene encoding class II fructose-bisphosphate aldolase, which produces MPIATPEVYNEMLDRAKAGKFAYPAINVTSSQTLHAALRGFAEAESDGIIQMSTGGAEFLGGQHNKDMVTGAVALAEFAHIVAEKYDVTVALHTDHCPKDKLDAYVRPLLAVSEERVKAGRNPLFQSHMWDGSAETLADNLSIATELLERARAAKIILEVEITPTGGEEDGVSHEINDSLYTTVDDAVRTVEALGLGEKGRYLLAASFGNVHGVYKPGNVVLRPELLKELNEGVAAKYGQPAGSKPFNFVFHGGSGSSAEEIATALENGVVKMNIDTDTQYAFTRPVADHMFSNYDGVLKVDGEVGNKKTYDPRTWGKLAEAGMAARVVEACGHLRSAGQKIK
- the pyrE gene encoding orotate phosphoribosyltransferase, whose protein sequence is MTDVRGALLQQIKDKAVVHGKVTLSSGLEADYYVDLRRVTLDGEAAPLVGQVLLDLTADLDFDAVGGLTMGADPVAASMLHAAAARGRRLDAFVVRKAAKAHGLQRRVEGPDIRGRRVLVVEDTSTTGGSPLTAVEAVREAGAEVVAVATIVDRATGAAEKIQDGAGVPYRYAYDKDELGLD
- a CDS encoding aldose epimerase, whose amino-acid sequence is MSNEPITLTAGDAEATVLPGNGGRIGGLRVGGTELLRQGERYGCFPMVPWCGRIREGRFRDGAVVHQMPLNSPPHAIHGTARDAAWRTARLTGDEAVLTYDLTDPWPYSGRVTQVIALAGDALTLTMSVETYESSFPAQIGWHPWFNRTLDGADAVIAFDPAWQEERGDDHLPTGNRVDPKPGPWDDCFGMPDGVDVTLTWPERLELRVTSPERWAVVYDEQEAAVCVEPQTGPPNGLNTLPRLVTPLEPLEATTTWRWTRL